The following proteins are co-located in the Clostridiales bacterium genome:
- a CDS encoding FAD-binding oxidoreductase gives MNQYFYGLTGEIITPDNPFYHSARQEWNRAIQRFPLAIVYCYNKFDVSHAVIWARQRCIPIRIRSGGHNYEGFSTGNGVLVIDISRMNRIGIQKGFLFLDGGVKNEQLYDFIGPLGYPFPGGTCPTVGVSGYFTGGGWGLSCRLFGLGCDSLVELELVDWEGRIIRANARENPDLFWACRGAGGGNFGIVVSMVFRLPEKVERVTYFEFYYPNTELEKQASFIKVWQSWLPELDIRMSLQANVYWHATDGYAIYGRGLFYGTEEEARRLLRPILSLGGAQTSFKVLSFYEAIKLIGSQYPPSEKFQTAGRFVTEPLTDLEIEKAASLIREIPQGSVYNALNLYSLGGKIKALSPRATAFFYRDAEYILAIQTVWEEDRYAEGNRQWLARRFPYVESITQGSYVNFPYLRTTNYMNAYYGGNANALRSVKYRYDPYNVFHFPQSIR, from the coding sequence GTGAATCAGTATTTTTACGGACTGACCGGGGAGATTATCACTCCGGACAATCCTTTCTATCATAGTGCCAGGCAGGAATGGAACCGTGCAATTCAGCGATTTCCCCTGGCAATTGTCTATTGTTACAACAAATTTGATGTTTCCCATGCTGTAATCTGGGCAAGGCAGCGATGTATACCCATAAGAATCCGAAGCGGCGGCCACAATTACGAAGGTTTTTCCACGGGAAACGGCGTTCTGGTAATCGACATCAGCAGAATGAACCGCATCGGGATTCAGAAAGGCTTCCTCTTTCTGGACGGGGGTGTGAAGAATGAACAGCTTTATGATTTTATCGGCCCCCTGGGATATCCCTTTCCGGGAGGCACCTGTCCCACCGTAGGAGTCAGCGGCTATTTCACGGGAGGAGGCTGGGGTTTGTCCTGCCGCTTGTTTGGACTTGGCTGTGACAGCCTTGTAGAGCTGGAGCTCGTCGATTGGGAGGGGAGGATCATTCGAGCAAATGCCCGGGAGAATCCAGATCTTTTCTGGGCTTGTCGCGGTGCAGGCGGAGGAAATTTTGGAATCGTGGTATCCATGGTCTTCCGGCTGCCGGAAAAAGTGGAACGCGTGACGTATTTTGAGTTTTATTACCCTAATACCGAGCTTGAAAAGCAAGCCTCTTTCATAAAGGTATGGCAAAGCTGGCTTCCCGAACTGGATATCCGGATGTCCCTTCAGGCAAATGTTTATTGGCATGCAACCGATGGTTATGCGATCTATGGCAGAGGTTTGTTCTACGGAACAGAGGAAGAAGCAAGAAGACTGCTTCGCCCCATTCTCAGTCTGGGCGGCGCCCAAACTTCTTTCAAAGTCTTGTCCTTCTATGAAGCGATCAAGCTCATCGGCTCCCAATATCCTCCTTCTGAGAAATTCCAGACTGCTGGACGGTTTGTGACGGAACCACTGACGGACCTGGAAATTGAAAAAGCCGCATCCCTAATTCGGGAAATACCCCAGGGTTCTGTATATAACGCTTTAAACCTCTACTCCCTAGGCGGTAAAATCAAAGCGTTAAGTCCCAGGGCTACTGCATTTTTCTATCGAGATGCTGAGTATATCCTTGCAATTCAGACTGTATGGGAAGAAGATCGATATGCAGAGGGAAACCGTCAATGGCTTGCCCGTAGATTCCCTTACGTGGAATCGATCACGCAAGGTTCCTATGTCAACTTCCCCTACCTTCGTACGACCAACTATATGAATGCCTACTACGGCGGAAATGCCAATGCGCTCCGTAGTGTGAAATATCGGTATGACCCGTATAATGTATTTCACTTTCCACAAAGTATCCGCTAG